Proteins encoded in a region of the Nostoc sp. UHCC 0926 genome:
- a CDS encoding cupin domain-containing protein: MTQSLWFFGSRLSIIADHTTTAGQYDLIEGYFLPSTQIPLHRHTRYSEQIYVLSGEFTVWAGENKAVLSAGESFLIPTATPHTVAVLNEQPARVLVVAAPSGFARLIAAVGTLDEKETPDMELFERICVEIGDEILGPPGTLPSA; encoded by the coding sequence ATGACACAATCTCTCTGGTTTTTTGGCTCTCGCCTCAGCATCATTGCAGATCACACAACTACCGCAGGTCAGTACGATCTGATCGAAGGCTACTTCCTTCCTAGTACACAAATACCCCTCCATCGCCACACACGCTATTCTGAACAAATCTATGTACTGTCCGGGGAGTTTACGGTTTGGGCAGGTGAGAACAAAGCTGTGTTGAGCGCTGGTGAAAGCTTCCTGATTCCTACTGCCACACCCCACACCGTCGCCGTGCTTAACGAACAGCCAGCTCGCGTGTTGGTCGTTGCTGCGCCAAGTGGCTTTGCTCGGCTGATCGCAGCAGTCGGTACACTCGATGAGAAAGAAACACCAGATATGGAGCTGTTTGAACGTATTTGCGTTGAGATCGGCGACGAAATTTTGGGTCCGCCTGGAACCTTACCCTCGGCATGA
- a CDS encoding SDR family NAD(P)-dependent oxidoreductase has product MNRLNGKTAVITGGATGIGLAAAKRFIEEGAFVFIFGRRQDALDAAVADLGPNARAVKGSVSDLADLDRLYAAVKAERGTLDIVFANAGVGSQLKLGEITAEHIDETFDINVKGTIFTVQKALPLMGQGGSIILTGSSAGTTGAPAMSAYSASKAAVRNLARSWAEDLKGTGIRVNVLSPGATETELAKEALGTEGLKAFALMTLFKRMGDPAEVGAVAAFLASQDSSFMTASEVAVDGDLAQI; this is encoded by the coding sequence ATGAACAGACTGAATGGAAAAACCGCCGTGATCACCGGCGGCGCTACCGGCATCGGCCTCGCCGCTGCAAAGCGCTTCATCGAGGAGGGCGCCTTCGTCTTCATCTTCGGCCGCCGGCAGGATGCGCTCGACGCCGCTGTGGCCGACCTTGGGCCCAATGCCCGTGCGGTGAAGGGCTCGGTCTCCGATCTGGCCGACCTCGACCGACTCTACGCGGCGGTGAAGGCCGAGCGCGGAACCCTCGACATCGTCTTCGCCAATGCCGGGGTGGGAAGCCAGCTTAAGCTCGGCGAGATCACCGCCGAGCACATTGACGAAACCTTCGACATCAATGTGAAGGGTACGATCTTCACGGTCCAGAAGGCGCTCCCTCTGATGGGCCAGGGCGGTTCGATCATCCTGACCGGATCGAGCGCCGGCACCACGGGCGCCCCGGCAATGAGCGCCTACAGCGCGAGCAAGGCGGCAGTGCGCAACCTCGCGAGGAGCTGGGCGGAGGACCTAAAGGGCACCGGCATCCGGGTAAACGTGCTGTCACCCGGGGCGACGGAGACCGAACTCGCGAAGGAAGCGCTAGGCACGGAGGGCTTGAAGGCCTTCGCCTTGATGACTCTGTTCAAGCGCATGGGCGATCCGGCGGAGGTCGGAGCGGTGGCCGCCTTTCTCGCGTCGCAGGACAGCAGCTTCATGACCGCCAGCGAGGTCGCCGTCGACGGCGACCTAGCGCAAATCTGA
- a CDS encoding NADPH-dependent F420 reductase, translated as MSYAIVGFGKIGQALAHAFARRNIDVSVASRRPPEALAPQARAIGPTVVAKSLREALKADTIILAVPFGEHREVAKALPSWKGKTVIDAMNASVPLEELDGVLSSAFVAKAFTGAKFVKGFNHLIAATLATDAVVEGGHRVVFLSSDDEDAIAPVADLAKLLGFAPVKLGKLNEGGALVHARGRTWGQLIFQDLFKKEQ; from the coding sequence ATGAGCTATGCAATTGTAGGATTCGGTAAGATAGGCCAGGCCCTCGCCCACGCCTTCGCCCGTAGAAACATCGACGTTAGCGTCGCGAGCCGCCGGCCGCCCGAGGCGTTGGCACCGCAGGCTCGGGCGATTGGACCCACGGTCGTCGCCAAGTCGCTGCGGGAAGCACTCAAGGCCGACACAATCATCTTGGCGGTCCCGTTCGGGGAACATCGCGAGGTTGCGAAGGCCCTGCCGAGCTGGAAAGGCAAGACGGTCATCGACGCGATGAACGCGTCAGTTCCCCTTGAGGAGCTGGACGGTGTCCTGTCCTCCGCCTTCGTTGCAAAGGCATTCACCGGTGCCAAGTTCGTGAAAGGTTTCAATCACTTGATTGCAGCCACCCTGGCTACCGATGCGGTCGTCGAGGGCGGCCACCGGGTCGTCTTTCTGTCGAGCGACGACGAGGACGCGATCGCTCCCGTGGCGGATTTGGCCAAACTACTCGGGTTCGCACCCGTCAAGCTGGGAAAGCTCAACGAGGGTGGCGCGCTGGTGCACGCACGCGGCCGCACTTGGGGTCAGCTCATCTTCCAGGATCTGTTCAAGAAGGAGCAGTAA
- a CDS encoding SDR family NAD(P)-dependent oxidoreductase, whose product MSNNHGQKLAGKIAVITGGSSGIGLATAKRFVEEGAHVVITGRREKELKEAAAFIKKNVTTVVGDVSRLEDLDRLYAVVKEKHGHIDVLFANAGAGTIAPLAVATEAHFDQTFDVNVKGVFFTVQKALPLFKDAGSIILTSSVTNVLGSPGFSAYAASKAAVRNFARAWTMELKDRKIRVNSMSPGPTDTPALEKTTGLTAEQAKQAAAQFASQIPLGRRGKPEEIVAAVVFLASEESSFITGIDLPVDGGLAQV is encoded by the coding sequence ATGAGTAATAACCATGGACAAAAATTGGCGGGAAAAATTGCGGTTATCACAGGCGGAAGCAGCGGGATTGGCTTGGCCACCGCCAAGCGCTTCGTGGAAGAAGGTGCGCACGTCGTGATCACTGGGCGACGAGAGAAAGAGCTGAAGGAGGCCGCAGCCTTCATCAAGAAAAACGTTACGACGGTCGTGGGCGACGTGTCGCGCTTGGAAGATCTGGACCGGCTCTATGCCGTCGTGAAAGAGAAACATGGTCACATCGACGTACTCTTCGCGAACGCGGGCGCGGGTACAATCGCCCCGCTCGCGGTGGCTACCGAGGCACATTTCGACCAGACCTTCGACGTCAACGTAAAGGGAGTGTTCTTTACGGTGCAGAAGGCCCTTCCCCTCTTCAAAGACGCCGGCTCGATTATCCTGACCTCTTCGGTCACGAACGTGTTGGGATCCCCAGGGTTTAGCGCCTACGCTGCGAGTAAGGCGGCTGTGCGCAACTTCGCGCGCGCCTGGACTATGGAGCTGAAAGACCGCAAGATCCGCGTGAATTCGATGAGCCCCGGACCAACCGATACCCCGGCCTTAGAGAAGACGACGGGCCTTACCGCTGAACAGGCCAAGCAAGCGGCCGCCCAGTTCGCCTCGCAGATTCCCCTCGGCCGCAGAGGCAAGCCCGAGGAAATCGTAGCTGCCGTCGTATTCCTCGCCTCCGAAGAAAGTTCTTTCATCACCGGTATAGATCTCCCCGTCGATGGAGGCTTGGCGCAGGTCTAA
- a CDS encoding nuclear transport factor 2 family protein — MSIQENVQIVKNFLAALGRRDKQGLLALSAEDIEWIVPGEDWPLAGTHRGHAGLADVLQKANETVETSYPEPPEFIAQGDRVLVVGFATGRIKATNRTFEDHWVFAITVQNGKLTNVREYIDTQALARASQMDASGLA, encoded by the coding sequence ATGAGCATACAAGAGAATGTCCAGATTGTGAAGAATTTTCTTGCGGCACTCGGCCGCCGCGATAAGCAAGGTTTGCTGGCGTTGTCTGCCGAAGATATTGAGTGGATCGTTCCGGGCGAGGACTGGCCGCTGGCCGGCACGCACCGCGGGCACGCGGGATTGGCGGATGTGCTTCAGAAGGCTAACGAGACGGTGGAAACTTCGTACCCAGAGCCCCCCGAATTCATAGCGCAGGGAGACCGGGTTCTGGTCGTCGGCTTCGCTACGGGGAGAATCAAAGCCACGAATAGGACGTTCGAGGACCATTGGGTCTTCGCCATTACCGTTCAAAATGGCAAACTGACGAACGTCCGGGAGTATATCGACACGCAAGCACTGGCGCGGGCCTCGCAGATGGACGCGTCCGGGCTGGCGTAG
- a CDS encoding class I SAM-dependent methyltransferase: protein MYDQSKLSELIRFARVDAGSTVIDVYPGDGDWTRLFSDIVGPEGRVYSFVPAEVAHFKNDPVGRMRTLAKEPGRENVEAVSADLVAMPEAAQPADVLWLHLFYHDLHTALIQARGATAAHFNRAVYERLKPGGSYVIIDHTAAVGAGTSDAQSLHRIEPASAREEVEAAGFVLDAESTMLANKDDPHSIKVFDPSIKGETDRFAYRFVKP, encoded by the coding sequence ATGTACGACCAATCCAAGCTATCCGAGTTGATCCGGTTCGCACGAGTCGATGCGGGCTCCACCGTCATCGACGTTTACCCAGGCGACGGCGACTGGACCCGTCTCTTCTCCGACATCGTGGGACCCGAAGGACGGGTCTACAGCTTCGTGCCGGCCGAAGTCGCCCACTTCAAGAACGATCCGGTCGGCCGCATGCGGACGCTTGCGAAGGAGCCGGGCCGAGAGAACGTCGAAGCCGTCTCGGCGGATCTCGTGGCGATGCCGGAGGCCGCGCAACCAGCGGATGTCCTGTGGCTGCACCTGTTCTACCACGATCTCCACACCGCGCTGATCCAGGCCAGGGGCGCGACGGCGGCCCACTTCAATCGAGCTGTCTACGAGCGGCTGAAGCCCGGTGGGTCCTACGTCATCATAGACCACACTGCCGCCGTCGGGGCGGGCACGAGCGACGCCCAGTCGCTGCATCGGATTGAGCCTGCATCCGCTCGCGAGGAGGTGGAGGCGGCCGGCTTCGTACTGGACGCGGAAAGCACCATGCTCGCGAACAAGGACGATCCGCACTCGATCAAGGTGTTCGATCCCTCGATCAAGGGCGAGACCGATCGCTTCGCCTATCGGTTCGTGAAGCCCTGA
- a CDS encoding DUF4255 domain-containing protein produces the protein MSNALAIAAVTITLRHLLQQRFDAESSGRITVTTRPLDKVGDHTVSSGDQVNLFLYDTQINAAWRNMDIPSQVKPGETRQQLLPLNLYYLLTAYAQNDDFPEPTSHRLLGVAMSVFNDHPIITSADITAALPITDPPEYDLDQQEEQVRIVYQPLSVEEVFNLWSTFQAPYRVSAAYEVSVVLIESRQPAKTPLPIIKRQSDDRGPIVQSDLSSPLPTLVSFKLPNQQASAKLGDILIFNGFHLDAENVVIYFTNIRLEISLEVRPIATRTATDITVQLPDEPVNWAAGFYTVVVGVTRTGEPSRTTNELSFALAPKILDILPRQATADANSELTLTLILSPQVRPRQRVALLLGDREVLAQPHPTQTDRLEFRIAGVTPGEYFVRVRIDGVDSLLVDRTVTPPVFDQNQKVVIL, from the coding sequence ATGAGCAATGCCTTAGCCATAGCTGCTGTCACGATCACATTGCGTCACCTATTACAACAAAGGTTTGACGCCGAGAGTTCTGGTAGAATCACTGTGACGACACGACCATTGGATAAAGTGGGAGATCATACTGTTAGTAGTGGTGATCAAGTTAATCTGTTTCTCTACGATACTCAGATCAACGCGGCTTGGCGGAATATGGATATTCCTTCTCAAGTGAAGCCTGGTGAAACACGACAGCAGCTTTTGCCGTTGAACCTCTATTACCTACTGACTGCTTACGCCCAGAATGATGACTTCCCAGAACCCACAAGTCATCGGCTATTAGGTGTAGCTATGAGTGTTTTTAACGATCATCCTATAATTACTTCTGCTGATATTACGGCAGCCTTGCCTATTACCGATCCTCCAGAGTATGACCTTGATCAACAGGAGGAACAGGTGCGAATTGTTTATCAACCGCTATCTGTGGAAGAAGTATTTAATCTGTGGTCAACTTTTCAAGCTCCCTATCGGGTTTCAGCTGCTTATGAGGTGTCAGTGGTGCTGATTGAAAGCAGGCAGCCTGCAAAAACTCCGCTACCGATTATTAAACGTCAATCTGACGATCGCGGGCCAATTGTTCAGTCAGATTTGTCATCGCCCTTACCCACACTAGTTTCTTTTAAGTTACCTAACCAGCAAGCTAGCGCCAAATTGGGTGATATTCTGATTTTTAATGGTTTTCACTTAGACGCTGAAAATGTAGTTATATATTTTACAAATATTCGTTTAGAAATTTCTCTGGAAGTGCGACCAATAGCTACGAGAACGGCAACAGATATTACAGTCCAATTACCTGATGAGCCTGTAAACTGGGCAGCGGGTTTTTATACAGTGGTAGTCGGAGTAACGCGGACTGGCGAACCAAGTCGGACTACCAATGAATTATCTTTTGCCTTAGCACCAAAAATCTTGGATATTTTACCACGACAGGCAACAGCAGACGCTAATAGCGAACTAACGCTCACTTTGATTTTAAGCCCCCAAGTGCGACCAAGACAGAGGGTTGCATTATTGTTAGGCGATCGCGAAGTTCTAGCTCAACCACATCCAACTCAAACAGATCGGCTGGAGTTTCGGATTGCAGGTGTTACACCGGGTGAGTATTTTGTGCGGGTGCGGATTGATGGAGTAGATAGCTTGCTGGTAGATCGCACAGTCACACCCCCTGTTTTCGACCAGAACCAAAAGGTGGTGATTTTATGA
- a CDS encoding RNA-guided endonuclease InsQ/TnpB family protein, which produces MLVFKFKAYGKSAQLCKINDAIRTAKFIRNSCIRLWMDVKGTGKNDLQKYCAVLAANFPFANELNSMARQASAERAWSSISRFYDNCKKGIPGLKGYPRFQKDCRSVEYKSTGWKLADNRKSITFTDKKGIGKLKLKGTRDLHFYQINQIKRVRLVKRADGVYVQFCIDVERSENIEPTGNTVGLDVGLKEYYTDSDGTMVENPKFLRIGEKVLKRSQRRVSRKIKGSKNRSKARQILGKRHLKISRQRKDHAVKLARCVVQSNDLIAYEDLRIKNMVKNHCLAKSINDASWYQFRVWIEYFGKVFKRVTVAVNPQYSSQECSSCGETVKKTLSTRTHVCQCGCVMDRDENAARNILSRGLGTVGHIGTSALDVGNTCGDETSTLVGANLQEQVMS; this is translated from the coding sequence ATGCTTGTTTTTAAGTTTAAAGCTTATGGGAAGTCAGCGCAATTATGCAAAATAAATGATGCAATTCGGACTGCAAAGTTTATTCGTAATAGCTGTATTCGGCTATGGATGGACGTTAAAGGCACAGGTAAAAATGATTTGCAAAAATATTGTGCTGTACTTGCGGCTAATTTTCCCTTTGCTAATGAACTTAATTCAATGGCTAGACAGGCTTCTGCTGAAAGAGCATGGTCTTCTATCTCTCGGTTTTATGACAACTGCAAGAAGGGTATTCCGGGTTTAAAGGGGTATCCTCGATTTCAGAAAGATTGTCGATCTGTTGAGTACAAATCGACTGGATGGAAGCTTGCAGATAATCGTAAATCAATAACTTTCACTGACAAAAAAGGTATTGGAAAGTTAAAACTCAAAGGTACTCGTGATTTGCACTTCTACCAAATTAACCAGATTAAACGGGTGAGGTTGGTGAAACGTGCGGATGGTGTGTATGTTCAATTTTGTATTGATGTAGAACGTTCCGAGAATATAGAACCGACTGGTAATACGGTTGGTTTAGACGTTGGACTTAAGGAATACTACACCGATTCAGATGGAACGATGGTTGAAAACCCAAAGTTCCTGCGTATTGGTGAAAAAGTTCTCAAGCGTTCACAACGTCGAGTTTCAAGAAAGATAAAAGGTTCAAAGAATAGAAGTAAGGCTAGACAAATTTTAGGTAAACGCCACCTCAAAATAAGTAGGCAACGTAAAGACCATGCTGTGAAATTAGCACGGTGCGTAGTTCAGTCTAACGACTTGATAGCCTATGAAGATTTGAGGATTAAGAATATGGTGAAAAATCACTGTTTAGCCAAGTCTATAAATGATGCATCTTGGTATCAGTTTCGTGTCTGGATTGAGTACTTTGGTAAAGTATTCAAGCGTGTCACGGTTGCGGTTAATCCGCAATATAGTAGCCAAGAATGCTCTAGCTGTGGTGAAACTGTTAAGAAAACTCTATCTACTCGAACCCACGTTTGTCAGTGTGGATGCGTAATGGATAGAGACGAAAACGCAGCTAGAAATATCCTTAGTCGAGGATTGGGTACGGTAGGGCATATCGGAACCTCTGCGCTAGACGTAGGCAACACTTGCGGAGATGAAACCTCTACTCTTGTTGGTGCAAACCTGCAAGAGCAAGTTATGTCTTAG
- a CDS encoding ATP-binding protein yields MELLPTQAGELETVARLWHRESLLLPLALYLDAQELDDKPTTEGQALPLHRFLTRSGGLIFLSTREIRQNLGQSTIVVDVEKPTPTEQKATWSEALGTVADISPRLLTGQFNLNLVTIEQIAQQVLAETPNPEIPNRLWSACLGNTRPQLDTLAQRLDLKATWDDIVLAPEETNLLHQIADQIRQRSQVYQNWGFDKRMNRGMGISALFAGESGTGKTMAAEVIANDLQLNLYRIDLSAVVNKYIGETEKNLRRLFDAAEDGGAILFFDEADALFGKRSEVRDSHDRHANIEVNYLLQRLEAYRGLAILATNLKSSLDHAFMRRLRFIVNFSFPGVAERQVMWEKVFPPETPTEDLDFRRLARLNLTGASIQNVALNAAFLAAQAGTPVTIALVLAAVRTEFRKLDRPVNEADFRISVLTGVTV; encoded by the coding sequence GTGGAACTATTGCCAACTCAGGCGGGAGAGTTAGAGACAGTTGCCCGTTTGTGGCATCGAGAAAGCTTGCTATTGCCGCTTGCCCTGTATTTAGATGCCCAAGAGCTTGACGATAAACCTACTACAGAAGGACAAGCACTTCCCTTGCATCGGTTTCTTACCCGCAGTGGTGGTCTAATTTTCCTTAGCACTCGTGAAATTAGGCAAAACTTGGGTCAGTCCACAATTGTTGTAGATGTTGAAAAGCCAACACCCACGGAACAAAAAGCAACTTGGAGCGAAGCATTAGGAACCGTGGCAGATATTAGTCCGCGACTCTTGACTGGTCAGTTTAACCTCAATTTAGTCACAATTGAGCAGATTGCCCAGCAAGTGCTAGCTGAAACACCCAATCCTGAAATCCCAAATCGTTTGTGGTCAGCTTGTCTTGGTAATACTCGTCCGCAGTTGGATACTTTAGCTCAACGCCTCGACCTGAAAGCAACTTGGGATGATATTGTTCTAGCACCAGAAGAGACAAACTTGCTGCATCAAATTGCTGACCAGATCCGCCAGCGCAGCCAAGTTTATCAAAATTGGGGTTTTGACAAGCGGATGAATCGGGGAATGGGCATCAGCGCCTTGTTTGCGGGGGAAAGCGGGACGGGGAAAACGATGGCAGCAGAGGTAATTGCTAATGATTTGCAACTCAATCTCTATCGGATTGACCTGTCGGCGGTAGTCAATAAATATATAGGAGAAACGGAGAAAAATCTGCGTCGTTTATTTGATGCGGCGGAAGATGGTGGGGCGATTCTGTTTTTTGATGAAGCGGATGCTTTGTTTGGCAAACGTTCTGAGGTGAGAGATAGTCATGACCGCCACGCGAATATTGAGGTAAATTACCTATTGCAGAGGTTGGAGGCATATCGCGGTTTGGCGATTTTGGCAACCAATCTTAAGAGTTCGCTGGATCATGCCTTTATGCGCCGCTTGCGCTTTATTGTGAATTTTTCCTTTCCTGGTGTTGCTGAACGTCAGGTGATGTGGGAGAAGGTGTTTCCACCAGAGACACCAACTGAGGATTTAGATTTTCGCCGCTTGGCACGTCTGAATTTGACAGGTGCGAGTATCCAAAATGTGGCGTTGAATGCAGCTTTTTTGGCGGCGCAAGCGGGTACACCTGTGACAATTGCGTTGGTGTTAGCAGCAGTGCGGACTGAGTTTAGAAAATTAGATCGACCTGTGAATGAGGCGGATTTTCGGATTTCAGTACTTACGGGGGTAACGGTATGA
- a CDS encoding eCIS core domain-containing protein yields the protein MTSKRMAQSDRQQKSDKPQESGILQRTAVRSVSDVGMQSTDDQEELALSNSAFSKDFSRVPISTTKPQQIMAKLTIGAVGDKYEQEADRVAAQVVQRINAPPSVRSGEDETVQREEMETKDNEARLMRSPIIQRRSSDGGMAATPDLEASINQARGGGQQIANNIRQPIEQAFGADFSGVKVHTDCQSDQLNRSIQARAFTTGQNVFFRQGEYNPVSRGGQELLAHELSHVVQQGGGGGQLQKQEDPIKETVLPKDRDELKKEVDQAMTKIQSEIKNTNDDKVMQKLNVKGRDCTVFLDTDEAKGKTLLELIKGWINNEDLSTTAPILLDMGLKLKGYTGTAKLTDGQKAEQILNDYLMEGRPLEKTEEQKKGKKDGNPQFDENQNKWAGEMKKAGFAVRYGPSASTGQLLKTIRGFAVLSPTEIEAIMQAVVLFYTEGRKFDSGGYHTAVEVWGAYEQHLRIIGGIFKSDEAIEQSR from the coding sequence ATGACTAGTAAAAGAATGGCACAAAGCGATCGGCAGCAAAAAAGTGATAAACCCCAAGAAAGTGGCATTTTACAGCGTACTGCTGTTCGTTCGGTTTCCGACGTTGGGATGCAATCAACAGACGATCAAGAAGAACTGGCATTAAGTAATTCGGCTTTTTCCAAAGACTTTAGCCGAGTGCCTATTAGCACAACTAAACCACAGCAGATTATGGCGAAGCTGACGATTGGTGCAGTGGGGGATAAATACGAACAGGAAGCGGATAGGGTAGCGGCGCAGGTGGTGCAGCGAATAAATGCACCTCCGTCTGTGAGATCAGGTGAAGATGAAACTGTTCAGCGAGAGGAGATGGAGACAAAAGATAACGAAGCAAGACTGATGCGATCGCCAATAATACAGCGTAGGTCTAGTGATGGTGGGATGGCTGCTACGCCAGACCTTGAAGCGTCCATCAATCAGGCAAGGGGTGGCGGACAGCAGATTGCGAACAATATCCGGCAACCGATAGAACAGGCGTTTGGCGCTGATTTTAGTGGGGTGAAGGTTCACACTGATTGTCAATCCGACCAGTTGAATCGGTCAATTCAGGCTCGTGCTTTCACGACGGGACAAAATGTGTTCTTTCGGCAGGGGGAATATAATCCTGTGAGTCGAGGGGGGCAGGAGTTGTTGGCACATGAGTTGAGTCATGTGGTGCAACAGGGAGGGGGAGGAGGGCAACTGCAAAAACAGGAAGATCCTATAAAGGAAACCGTCCTACCGAAGGACAGAGACGAATTGAAAAAAGAAGTCGATCAAGCGATGACAAAAATACAATCGGAAATCAAGAATACAAATGATGATAAGGTTATGCAAAAGTTGAACGTGAAGGGAAGAGACTGCACAGTCTTCTTGGATACGGACGAAGCGAAGGGCAAGACATTGCTCGAATTGATTAAGGGCTGGATCAATAACGAAGATCTGAGTACCACGGCCCCAATACTTTTAGACATGGGATTAAAATTAAAAGGCTACACAGGCACTGCGAAACTTACCGATGGACAAAAAGCCGAGCAGATACTAAATGATTATTTAATGGAAGGAAGACCACTGGAAAAAACAGAGGAGCAAAAAAAGGGAAAAAAGGATGGAAATCCACAGTTCGATGAGAATCAGAATAAATGGGCAGGCGAGATGAAGAAAGCAGGATTTGCCGTGAGATATGGACCGTCCGCGTCAACAGGACAACTATTAAAAACGATAAGAGGGTTTGCAGTGCTTAGCCCGACCGAGATCGAAGCGATAATGCAGGCAGTTGTGCTGTTCTACACTGAAGGGCGTAAATTTGATTCTGGTGGTTATCACACCGCCGTGGAGGTGTGGGGAGCATACGAACAGCATTTACGAATAATCGGGGGAATATTCAAGAGTGATGAAGCAATTGAGCAATCTAGATAG
- a CDS encoding BrnT family toxin: MNRLIFEWDNEKNRINEKKHSITFEEAESVFYDDNAIQFWDEDHSDAEDRFLLLGRSSKMRILLIVHCYREQELVIRIISARKATKNESKHYPG, from the coding sequence ATGAATCGATTAATTTTTGAGTGGGATAACGAGAAGAATCGAATAAATGAAAAAAAGCACAGTATCACGTTTGAAGAAGCAGAATCTGTTTTCTACGATGATAACGCCATACAGTTTTGGGATGAAGATCATTCCGACGCCGAAGACCGATTTTTATTGCTTGGCAGAAGCTCTAAAATGCGAATATTACTCATCGTTCATTGTTACCGAGAACAAGAATTGGTAATTAGAATAATTTCAGCCCGAAAAGCCACTAAAAACGAAAGTAAACATTATCCAGGATAA
- a CDS encoding antitoxin, whose amino-acid sequence MKQEYDLEQMKSRPNPFAKQLKQQVTLPLAIDVIEYFEAMAQEKGMSCQELINLYLQDCVASKRELSFE is encoded by the coding sequence ATGAAACAAGAATATGACCTTGAGCAAATGAAAAGCCGACCGAATCCCTTTGCAAAACAATTGAAGCAACAAGTAACTTTACCCTTGGCGATTGACGTAATTGAATATTTTGAAGCAATGGCTCAAGAAAAAGGAATGTCTTGCCAAGAATTAATCAATTTATACCTTCAAGATTGTGTTGCCAGCAAACGAGAACTATCTTTTGAATAG
- a CDS encoding prevent-host-death protein, translating into MNWKIEEAQQKFSEVIDAAVAEPQLIYNQDKVVAAVVEIEIFQEFLAWQQQQHQPCLADAFTQLRQLCAEENYTIEIPDREDRFNPFVDSLP; encoded by the coding sequence ATGAATTGGAAAATAGAAGAAGCGCAGCAAAAATTTTCTGAAGTAATTGATGCCGCAGTTGCAGAACCACAACTGATTTACAACCAAGACAAAGTGGTAGCAGCCGTTGTAGAAATTGAAATATTTCAGGAATTCTTAGCTTGGCAGCAACAGCAGCACCAACCTTGTCTTGCAGATGCCTTTACCCAATTGCGTCAGCTTTGTGCAGAGGAAAACTACACCATTGAAATACCCGATCGCGAAGACCGTTTTAATCCTTTTGTTGATAGCCTACCGTGA
- a CDS encoding PIN domain-containing protein produces the protein MTWSKQVSSISLSVITLEEIAYGLASKPNARVQKWFQEFLKDYCQVLAITPEIAQRSGEVRGQLRTKGKPRTQADMLIAPTAHLHQLTLVTRNTRDFEDCNISLLNPFTSPQVSL, from the coding sequence GTGACATGGAGTAAACAGGTTTCATCAATCTCTTTGAGTGTCATTACCCTAGAAGAAATCGCTTACGGGTTAGCATCAAAACCAAATGCCAGAGTACAAAAATGGTTTCAAGAATTCCTGAAAGATTATTGCCAAGTTCTCGCCATTACTCCTGAGATTGCCCAACGTTCTGGGGAAGTGCGGGGGCAATTGCGAACTAAAGGAAAACCACGCACCCAAGCAGATATGCTGATAGCACCTACTGCTCATTTGCATCAACTTACTTTAGTAACGCGAAACACTCGTGATTTTGAAGATTGTAACATTTCGCTGCTAAATCCTTTCACTTCACCTCAAGTATCCTTGTAA
- a CDS encoding LysM domain-containing protein: protein MFPISSRYHDVELATWQTASNQTIVYLRRRFLPSSQRFEIIEEHLVSEGDRLDNITANYLNNPELFWHLCDANNAMHPDELTAQIGRRLRIPLT, encoded by the coding sequence ATGTTTCCTATAAGCAGTCGTTACCACGATGTAGAACTTGCCACCTGGCAAACAGCATCAAATCAAACTATCGTTTATCTCCGGCGCAGATTTTTACCATCATCGCAAAGGTTTGAAATTATTGAAGAACATCTAGTCAGCGAAGGCGATCGCCTAGATAATATCACTGCAAATTATCTCAATAACCCGGAACTTTTTTGGCATTTATGCGATGCCAACAACGCCATGCACCCTGATGAATTGACTGCCCAAATTGGTCGGCGACTGCGTATTCCTCTCACTTAA